A stretch of DNA from Serinibacter arcticus:
CACCCGGCCGCCGCCCACGCACGTCGCCCCGACCACGCGTCGGTCGAGGACGACGAGCTCGAGGTACCGGCCGCCGTCGGGGTCGGCGAGCGCGAGTCGCCGCGCGCCGTCGGGCCGGTGCGTGCCGCCGCTCACGCCCATGCTCACGACGTCGATCCCCGCGCCCTTGACGCGCACGACGTCCGTGCCGCCCGCCGGAAGGGGGAGCTCGCCGCCGTCGGCCGGGTCGATCGGGTCGGTCGGGTCGGACTCCGCCACGGGCGGCTCACCGGAGGTGAGCGCCGCGCGACGGCGCTCGATCACGACGGCGAGGCGCCGCGCCTGCTCCCAGCCCTGCGCCACGAGCCCGGTCGAGCCCTGCGGCGGCTGCGCGCAGTCGCCGACGGCGAACACCCGCGGGTCGCCGGGGCTCGCGAGGTCGGCCCCGACGACGATCCCGCGGCTCACCGGCAGGCCGGCGGCGCGCGCGAGGTCGACGTCGGGCTGCGTGCCCGCCGCCAGCACCACCAGGTCGGTGAGCAGCTGGCTGCCGTCGGCGAGGGTCAGCGAGGTCACGCGCCCGTCGCGGTGCCCGACGGCGGTGGGCCGGGCCCCGGTGCGGACCCGCACCCCCGCGGTCTCGAGCGCCCCCGCGGCCGCGGCCCCGGCGGCCGGGCCGAGCTGCCGGTCCATGACGGTGTCGCCGCCGTGCACGAGCGTGGTCGCCAGGCCGTGCCCGACGAGGGCGAGGGCGATCTCCAGGCCGAGCACGCCGCCGCCGACGACCGTGGCCCGGCGGGCGTCGTGCACCTGCGCGAGGATCCCGACGGCGTCGTCCACCCCGCGCAGGACGTGGACGCCGGCGTCGGCCAGGAGCGGCAGGTCGGCGAGGCCCTCGACGTCGGGCACCCGTGCGGAGGCGCCGGTCGCCAGGATGAGCGCGTCGTACGGGTGGGACTGCCCGGCGTCGTCGACCACCAGCCGCGCGGCCCGGTCGAGGTGGACGGCACGGCGCCCGGTGAGGATCCGTCCGCACCGCTCGCCCAGCGCCGGCAGCCGGATCGAGGAGGGCGCGTAGCGCCCGGCGACGACCTCAGAGAGCAGCACCCGGTTGTACGGCTCGGCCTGCTCGGCGCCGAGGACGACGACGTCGTCGACGTCGCCCGCCGGCCGGTGCGCGGCCAGCTCGTCCAGGACCCGGTGCCCGACCATCCCGTGACCCACGACGACGACGCGCATCAGGCGACCGCCCCGCCCGCGAGGACGGACTCGTCGAGGAGCGACACGTCGTCGAGCACGCCGTCCGGACCGTCCCACCGCTCGACGGCGACGGCGCACACCTTGAACTCGGGCATCCCGGAGATCGGGTCGGTCGCGTCGGTGGTGAGGCGGTTGGCGCTGCTCGCGCCGCTCCAGTGGAACGGCAGGAAGACGGTGTCGGGGCGGACGTCGGTGGTGAGGTGGGCGCGGGCGACGGCGCTGCCGCGGGGGGTGGTGAGGCGCACGAGGTCGCCGGGCTCGACCTCGAGGAGGTCGGCCAGGAGCGGGTGGATCTCCAGCAGCGCCTCCGGGGCGCTCGCGACCAGCTCGGCCACGCGCCGGGTCTGCGCGCCGGACTGGTAGTGCGCGAGCACCCGCCCCGTGACGAGGTAGGTCGGGGCCCCGGGATGGACGTCCTCGGTCGGGCCGACGTGCTGGACGGGGACGAGCCGGGCCCGGCCGTCCGGCCACGGGAAGCGGTCGAGGAACAGGCGCGGGGTCCCGGGGTGCGGGGATTCGCCGTCGCGCGCGGCGGGGACGGGCCAGAACAGGTCGTCCTCGGCGTCCAGGCGCGCGTGCGAGAGGCCGGAGTAGTCCGCGCGGCCGCCGGCCGAGGCGCGGGCCAGCTCGTCGAACACGAGCGCGGGGTCGGTGGGGAAGGCGACGTCCGAACCGAGGCGGGCCGCGAGCTCGGCCAGCACCTCGAGCTCGCTGCGGACCCCGGGCGGGGGAGCGATCGCGCGGCGGCGGCGCAGCACGCGCCCCTCGAGCGACGTCATCGTCCCCTCCTCCTCCGCCCACTGCGTGACGGGGAGCACGACGTCGGCCAGCAGCGCCGTCTCCGACGGCAGGAAGTCGCAGACCACCAGCAGGTCGAGGGCGGCCAACCGGTCCCGGACCGTGCGCGCCGCTGGCGCGCTGACCACCACGTTCGAGCCGTGCACGAGCAGGGCCCGCGGGCCGCCGGGGTGCCGAGGCGCTGCAGCAGCTCGACGGCGGGGACCCCGGAGCGCGGCAGCGTCGCGGGGTCGACGCCCCAGACGGCCGCGACGTGGGCGCGCGCGGCGTCGTCCTCGATCGAGCGGTAACCCGGCAGCTGGTCGGACTTCTGGCCGTGCTCGCGGCCGCCCTGACCGTTGCCCTGGCCGGTGATGGCGCCGTAGCCCGACCCCACCCGGCCCGGCAGCCCCAGGAGGAGCGACAGGTTGATCGCCGCGGTGACGGTCGCGGTGCCCTGCGAGCTCTGCTCGACGCCGCGGCCGGTGAGCACGTAGGCGCCGGCACCGCCCCGCGCGGGGGACGCGGCGGCGAGCAGGCGGGCGAGCTGCCGGAGGGTGGGGACGTCGACGCCCGTGACCTGCTCGGTGCGCTCGGGCCACCAGGCGGCGACGCTGCGGTAGAGCTCGTCGACGCCGGTCGCGCGGTAGGAGAGGTAGTCGAGGTCGGCGAGGTCCTCGGCCAGCACGAGGTGCGCGAGGCCGAGCAGGAGCGCCAGATCCGTGCCGGGGACGAGCTGGACGTGGAGGCCGGCGCCGTCGGCGGTGAGCGCCGCCGTCGCGCTGCGCCGGGGGTCGACGACGACGAGGCCGCCGCGCGAGCGCACGCCCGCGAGGTGCTGCACGGCGGGCGGCATCGTCTCGGCGACGTTGGAGCCGAGCAGGAGCACGGCCTGCGCGCCGCCCAGGTCGGCGAGCGGGAAGGGCAGGCCGCGGTCGACGCCGAGCGTCCGGTTCGCGCCGGCCGCCGCGCTCGCCATGCAGAACCGGCCGTTGTAGTCGATGAAGCGCGTGCGCAGCACGGTGCGGGTGAACTTCCCCAGGGCGTAGGCCTTCTCGTTGGTCAGCCCGCCGCCGCCGAAGACGGCGATGGTGTCGGTGCCGCTCTCCGCCTGCAGCGCGGTGATGCGCGAGGCCACGAGGTCGAGAGCCTCGTCCCACGTGGCCGGGTGGAGCTCGCCGTCGTCGCCACGGACGAGCGGGGTGCGCAACCGGTCGGTCGCCGTCAGGACGGAGCCGCTGGTCCAACCCTTCTGGCACATGCCGCCGCGGTTGGTGGGGAACTGGCGCGCGGTCACCGTGACGGGGCCGGTCGGGTCGCCGGGCGTGGCGTCGAGCTGCTGCGCGCACTGGAGGGCGCAGTACGGGCAGTGGCTCGCCGTCGTCGTCATGCGTCAGACCACCGTCGTGCCGAACGCGCTGCCGCGTCGGGCGTAGGTCCACCAGGTCACGAGCGCCATCACGGCGTACAGCCCGATGAAGGCGAGGAGCGCGGCCTGGATGGAGCCCGTCGACGAGGTGGAGGCGGCGAAGGCGCGGGGGACCGCGAACCCGCCGATCGCGCCGACGGCGCCCGCGATGCCGATGCACCCGGCCGCCGCCCTGGCCCGCTGGGCGCGCTCGGCGTCGTCGGTCGCACCGTGCCGGAAGACGACCGGGATCATGCGGTAGACCGACCCGTTGCCGATGCCGGTCGCGGTGAACAGGACGAGGAACGATCCGAAGAACAGCACGACGTCGCGCTGCCGGAGCGCGAGGACGGCGCCGGCCGCGCCGGCCGCGATGAGGGCGAACGCAGCGACCGTCACGCGGGCGCCGCCGAGCCGGTCCGCGACCATGCCGCCGAGCGGGCGGGCGACGGAACCGACCAGCGCCCCGAGGAAGGCGAGGGACAGCGACACCTCGGGGAAGGTGGCGGCGAGCAGCGTGGGGAACGCGCCGGAGAAGCCGATGAACGAGCCGAACGTGCCGATGTAGAGGAACGAGATCACCCACGTGTGGCGGTGGTTCGCGGCCTTCGCGTAGGCGCGGGGGTCGGAGGAGGCGTCGGTGAGGTTGTCCATGAAGCGCCAGGCGAGCATCGCGGCCAGGAGGATGAACGGCACGAACATCAGGCCGGCGCGCTCGAGCTGCATGCCGGCCGCGCCGACGATGACGAGCGGCACCGCGAGCTGCACGACGGCGGTGCCCAGGTTGCCGCCCGCGGCGTTGAGGCCGAGGGCCTTGCCCTTCTCCGCCTGCGGGTAGAAGAACGAGATGTTGGCCATCGAGGAGGCGAAGTTGCCGCCGCCGAAGCCGGCGAGCGCCGCGATCGCCACCATGACGCCGAACGACGTCTCGGGCCGCTGCAGCACGATCGCCATCGCCACGGTGGGGATGAGGAGCAGCAGGGCGGACACGATCGTCCAGTTCCGGCCGCCGACCAGTGCGACGGCGAACGTGTACGGGATCCGCAGCGCCGCCCCCACGAGGCTCGGGATCGCGATCAGCCAGAAGCTCTGGTCGACCGTGAGGGCGAAGCCCGCGGCCGACAGCTGGGGCACCACGATGCTCCACGAGGCCCAGACGGCGAACCCGAGGAACTCGGCGAAGACGCTGAGCCCGAGGTTGCGGCGGGCGATCCGGCGTCCGCCGCCCTCCCACTGGGCGTGGTCCTCGGGGTTCCAGCCGTCGATCCACCGGCCGCGGCGGGTGGTGAGGGGGCGGGTCGCTGCGGGCGGGGTGGTCGCGGGGGGTGCGGCGGGGGGTGCGGGCGCGACGTCGAGCGTGGCGGCGGGGGCGAGCCGGGGATCCAACGGGGCCGGGGCGGTCATGGCGGGTCTCCTCGTGCCGGGTCTGCGTCGGGGCTGCGCAGCGCGGTTGACCCGACGCTAGGAGCGCCGTGTTTCCCGGGACGTGCCCCCGCGTCACATCCGTGGTGCATCTTCCGCACAGGCGACGCGGGCCCGTTGTGAGCCGGAGGTCGCGGGCCGGTTCGTCACTAGGGTGACGGGATGGCCCGAACCACGCAGCGCCGACCGGTGACGCGACTGCGCGTGGGGCGCGCCGCCGTCGTGCGCCCCGACACGCTCGCGGCCGAGGAGCCGCTGGAGATCCGGGTCGCGGGACGCGCGTTCGCCGTCACGATGCGCACCCCGGGGCACGACTTCGAGCTCGCGGCGGGGTTCCTGGTGTCCGAGGGCGTGATCGCCCGCCGCGAGGACTTCGCGGCCGCCGACTACGCCCCCGGCCGGCTCGCGGACGGCTCGAACACGTTCAACGTCGTGGACGTGGCGCTCGCGGCCGGCGTGGCGCCGCCGGCGCCGGAGCTGACGAAGGCGTTCTACACGACGTCGTCGTGCGGGATCTGCGGCAAGGCCTCGATCAGCGCGGTCCGGACGGTCTCGCAGCACGCCGTGGTGGGCGACCCGGTCACCGTCGAGCTCGAGCGCCTGCTGTCCTTCCCCGACCTGCTGCGCGAGCGCCAGGCGATCTTCGACAGCACGGGCGGGCTGCACGCGGCCGGCCTGTTCGACGCGGCGAGCGGCGAGCTGCTCGTGCTGCGCGAGGACGTCGGGCGGCACAACGCCGTCGACAAGGTGGTGGGGTGGGCGCTGCTGAACGACCGCCTGCCGCTCACGGGGTGCGTGCTCCAGGTGTCGGGGCGCGCGAGCTTCGAGCTGGTGCAGAAGGCGTCGATGGCGGGGATCCCGGTGCTGTCGGCGGTCTCGGCGCCGTCGTCGCTCGCGGCGGATCTCGCCGACGAGATCGGGCTGACGCTGGTCGGCTTCGTCCGGGGCGAGTCGGCCGTCGTCTACACGCGCCCCGACCGGATCCTGGCCCTCGACGCCCCGGCCCCCTGATCCGCGAGGGGTTTCCGCACCGCCGGCGAGGGGGTTCTGGCGAACTGTCGCCGAAAACCCCTCGCGGGTGGTGCAGAACCCCCTCGCGGGTGGTGCAGAAACCCCTCGCCGGAGTGCTCAAGCCCCTCGCGGATGCGGGGCGACGGCGGGGTCCGGCGCGCAGGTGCGGCTGGGGAGTGGTTCAGTGGGCGCATGACGACGCGCGACATCAAGGTCTCCGAGGCTGCAGCCCTGCTCGGCGTCAGCGCCGACACCGTCCGTCGGCGGGCCGCGGCGGCCGGGATCGAGCCGAGCACGACGGCGGGCGTCACCGTCTACCCGGCCGCCGCCGTCGCGCAGCTCGCCGCGCAGGAGGCGGCCGCCGCCGCGACGCAGCGGGACGACCTCGGCGACCTCACGCCGTCGTCCGCCCGCAACCGCCTGCGCGGCATCGTCACGCGCGTGGTCCGGGACGGCGTGATGGCCCAGGTCGAGGTCCAGGCCGGCCCGTACCGGCTCGTCTCCCTCATCTCGCGCGAGGCCGCCGACGAGCTCGGGCTCGAGGAGGGCTCGCTCGTCGCCGCCACGGTGAAGGCGACCAACGTGGGCATCGAGGGTCTGGGCCGCTGACTCCCCGCGCGACCGCCTAGGCTCCCGAGTCGTGCCCTTCACCCTCGCCCACCCGGCGGCCGTCCTGCCGCTGCGGCGCGGCCCGCTCGTCACCGCCGCGCTCGTCGCCGGCGCGCTGAGCCCGGACGTCCCCTACTTCCTCCCGCTGCCGCGCTACGCCGGCGCCTGGTACGAGCCGTTCGTCAACGCGACGACGTCGCACGCCTGGCCCGGCGCCCTCACCGTCGCGGTGCCGACGGCGGCCGTGCTCCTCGCCGTCTGGTGGTTCGTGCGGGCGCCGCTGGCCGACCTCGTGGGGGTCGACGGCGGGGCGCCCGGTCGCGGGCCCCGTCGCCGGGGGTCGGGCGGATCGGCTGGGCGGGCTGGATCGTCGCCTCCCTGGCGATCGGCGTCCTCACCCACGTGGTCTGGGACTCCTTCACGCACGGCGACGGGTTCGTCGTGCAGCACGTCGCGTGGCTGCGCGAGCCCCTGCTCGGCGACCTGACGGCGGCCCGCGTGCTGCAGCACGCCAGCACCGTCCTCGGCCTCGCCGCGCTGGCGGCGTGGGGACTCGCCGGTGTCCGGCGCTGGATCGCCTCGGGGACCTGGCGCGTCGGACGACGCCGCGCGCTGCTGGTCGCCGCGCTCGCCGCCGCCGGGGTCGTCGGCGCCGTGGTCGGCGTGGTGACGCTCCTGGGCGAGAGCGCCTCTCCCGGCCTCGAG
This window harbors:
- a CDS encoding MFS transporter, with protein sequence MTAPAPLDPRLAPAATLDVAPAPPAAPPATTPPAATRPLTTRRGRWIDGWNPEDHAQWEGGGRRIARRNLGLSVFAEFLGFAVWASWSIVVPQLSAAGFALTVDQSFWLIAIPSLVGAALRIPYTFAVALVGGRNWTIVSALLLLIPTVAMAIVLQRPETSFGVMVAIAALAGFGGGNFASSMANISFFYPQAEKGKALGLNAAGGNLGTAVVQLAVPLVIVGAAGMQLERAGLMFVPFILLAAMLAWRFMDNLTDASSDPRAYAKAANHRHTWVISFLYIGTFGSFIGFSGAFPTLLAATFPEVSLSLAFLGALVGSVARPLGGMVADRLGGARVTVAAFALIAAGAAGAVLALRQRDVVLFFGSFLVLFTATGIGNGSVYRMIPVVFRHGATDDAERAQRARAAAGCIGIAGAVGAIGGFAVPRAFAASTSSTGSIQAALLAFIGLYAVMALVTWWTYARRGSAFGTTVV
- a CDS encoding TOBE domain-containing protein; translation: MTTRDIKVSEAAALLGVSADTVRRRAAAAGIEPSTTAGVTVYPAAAVAQLAAQEAAAAATQRDDLGDLTPSSARNRLRGIVTRVVRDGVMAQVEVQAGPYRLVSLISREAADELGLEEGSLVAATVKATNVGIEGLGR
- a CDS encoding DUF4184 family protein — its product is MPFTLAHPAAVLPLRRGPLVTAALVAGALSPDVPYFLPLPRYAGAWYEPFVNATTSHAWPGALTVAVPTAAVLLAVWWFVRAPLADLVGVDGGAPGRGPRRRGSGGSAGRAGSSPPWRSASSPTWSGTPSRTATGSSCSTSRGCASPCSAT
- a CDS encoding DUF4184 family protein translates to MVWDSFTHGDGFVVQHVAWLREPLLGDLTAARVLQHASTVLGLAALAAWGLAGVRRWIASGTWRVGRRRALLVAALAAAGVVGAVVGVVTLLGESASPGLESVLSAAAKTGGTTAVAAVLLYAAVWWVIRRD
- a CDS encoding FAD-dependent oxidoreductase; the encoded protein is MRVVVVGHGMVGHRVLDELAAHRPAGDVDDVVVLGAEQAEPYNRVLLSEVVAGRYAPSSIRLPALGERCGRILTGRRAVHLDRAARLVVDDAGQSHPYDALILATGASARVPDVEGLADLPLLADAGVHVLRGVDDAVGILAQVHDARRATVVGGGVLGLEIALALVGHGLATTLVHGGDTVMDRQLGPAAGAAAAGALETAGVRVRTGARPTAVGHRDGRVTSLTLADGSQLLTDLVVLAAGTQPDVDLARAAGLPVSRGIVVGADLASPGDPRVFAVGDCAQPPQGSTGLVAQGWEQARRLAVVIERRRAALTSGEPPVAESDPTDPIDPADGGELPLPAGGTDVVRVKGAGIDVVSMGVSGGTHRPDGARRLALADPDGGRYLELVVLDRRVVGATCVGGGRVASDLVAAYTRGTLVPADPAQLLLRPVAGAAVTTDSPLRMPDSATLCRCNSVTKGQVVAAWRDGARSVGDVAACTRATTGCGGCADAVGGVVEWLRESDPEQASAPARDAAGV
- the fdhD gene encoding formate dehydrogenase accessory sulfurtransferase FdhD, with product MARTTQRRPVTRLRVGRAAVVRPDTLAAEEPLEIRVAGRAFAVTMRTPGHDFELAAGFLVSEGVIARREDFAAADYAPGRLADGSNTFNVVDVALAAGVAPPAPELTKAFYTTSSCGICGKASISAVRTVSQHAVVGDPVTVELERLLSFPDLLRERQAIFDSTGGLHAAGLFDAASGELLVLREDVGRHNAVDKVVGWALLNDRLPLTGCVLQVSGRASFELVQKASMAGIPVLSAVSAPSSLAADLADEIGLTLVGFVRGESAVVYTRPDRILALDAPAP